A DNA window from Jaculus jaculus isolate mJacJac1 chromosome 1, mJacJac1.mat.Y.cur, whole genome shotgun sequence contains the following coding sequences:
- the Lcor gene encoding ligand-dependent corepressor isoform X4 — protein MQRMIQQFAAEYTSKNSSTQDPSQPNSTKNQSLPKASPVTTSPTAATTQNPVLSKLLMADQDSPLDLTVRKSQSEPSEQDGVLDLSTKKSPCASSTSLSHSPGCSNTQGNGRPGRPSQYRPDGPRSGDGVPPRSLQDGTREGFGHSTSLKVPLARSLQISEELLSRNQLSTAASLGPSGLQNHGQHLILSREASWAKPHYEFNLNRMKFRGNGALSNISDLPFLAENSPFPKMALQAKQDGKKDVSHSSPVDLKIPQVRGMDLSWESRTGDQYSYSSLVMGSQTESALSKKLRAILPKQNRKSMLDAGPDSWGSDAEQSTSGQPYPTSDQEGDPGSKQPRKKRGRYRQYNSEILEEAISVVMSGKMSVSKAQSIYGIPHSTLEYKVKERLGTLKNPPKKKMKLMRSEGPDVSVKIELDPQGEAAQSANESKNE, from the exons ATGCAGCGAATGATCCAACAATTTGCTGCTGaatatacctcaaaaaatagcTCTACTCAGGACCCCAGCCAGCCCAATAGCACAAAGAACCAAAGCCTGCCGAAAGCATCTCCAGTCACCACCTCTCCCACGGCTGCAACTACTCAGAACCCTGTGCTCAGCAAACTTCTCATGGCTGACCAAGACTCACCTCTGGACCTTACTGTCAGAAAGTCTCAGTCAGAACCTAGCGAACAAG ACGGTGTACTTGATTTATCCACTAAGAAGAGTCCATGTGCCAGCAGcacttccctgagccattctcCAGGCTGCTCCAATACTCAAGGGAACGG GCGACCTGGGAGACCCAGCCAGTACCGCCCAGACGGACCTCGGAGTGGTGATGGGGTACCTCCAAGAAGCTTACAGGATGGAACCAGGGAAGGTTTTGGACACTCCACATCACTCAAAGTTCCACTGGCTCGATCCCTGCAGATTAGTGAAGAACTACTGAGCAGAAACCAATTGTCCACAGCTGCCAGCCTtggaccatcaggattacagaatcATGGACAGCACTTAATATTATCCAGGGAAGCCTCTTGGGCAAAACCACATTATGAATTCAACCTCAACCGTATGAAGTTCAGGGGAAATGGTGCACTCAGCAACATCAGTGACCTTCCTTTTCTTGCAGAAAACTCTCCCTTTCCAAAAATGGCACTTCAAGCAAAACAAGATGGAAAAAAGGATGTGAGCCATTCATCTCCTGTAGATTTAAAGATACCACAAGTTCGAGGAATGGATCTTTCTTGGGAGTCTCGCACTGGCGATCAGTACAGCTATAGCTCTTTGGTAATGGGTTCACAAACGGAGAGCGCGCTTAGTAAAAAATTAAGGGCTattcttccaaaacaaaatagaaaaagcatGTTAGATGCTGGACCTGACTCTTGGGGCTCAGATGCTGAGCAGTCTACCTCTGGACAGCCATATCCCACATCGGATCAAGAAGGAGACCCTGGCTCCAAGCAGCCTCGGAAGAAAAGAGGGCGTTACAGACAGTACAACAGTGAGATACTGGAGGAAGCAATCTCAGTGGTTATGAGTGGAAAAATGAGTGTTTCCAAAGCTCAGAGTATTTATGGGATTCCCCACAGTACCCTGGAGTACAAAGTAAAGGAGAGGCTGGGCACTTTGAAAAACCCTccaaagaaaaagatgaaattaaTGAGGTCGGAGGGGCCAGATGTTTCTGTAAAGATTGAATTAGATCCCCAGGGAGAGGCAGCACAAAGTGCAAATGAATCAAAAAATGAGTAG